In Aureibacillus halotolerans, a single genomic region encodes these proteins:
- a CDS encoding IS30 family transposase, producing the protein MAYTHLSTDELVIIEAYFHQNTSVSKISRLIGRARQTVHNVVTYLKEGHTALDYYKRYKVNKTHCGRKQIVLPENQQTYIKEKVAQGWTPDVIVGRQEYPIDCSERTLYRMFKRQVFDISVLPMKGKRNPNGYQERRGRQAFKRNIAERDNDYPTCKNEFGHMEGDTIVGVRHKSAVVTLIERMSKVIITLKPEGRTAKDIETAISVWLQNVPKNLFKSITFDCGKEFSNWRTISNEHDISIYFADPGTPSQRGLNEHSNGLLRRGGLPKEMDFNQVDQAFVSSVASKRNHIPRKSLNYRTPLEVFLSLVGMDNLSSLI; encoded by the coding sequence ATGGCCTACACCCATCTTAGCACGGACGAACTCGTAATCATAGAAGCCTATTTTCATCAGAATACGTCTGTATCAAAAATTTCAAGGTTGATCGGTCGTGCTCGCCAAACCGTACACAACGTCGTGACCTATCTGAAAGAGGGACACACCGCATTGGATTACTACAAACGCTATAAAGTGAACAAAACGCACTGTGGTCGTAAACAGATCGTGTTACCAGAGAATCAACAGACCTACATCAAAGAAAAAGTCGCTCAGGGCTGGACACCGGATGTGATTGTCGGTCGTCAGGAATACCCCATCGATTGTTCAGAACGCACGCTGTACCGGATGTTTAAACGTCAGGTGTTTGACATTTCTGTACTGCCGATGAAAGGAAAACGAAATCCAAACGGGTATCAGGAACGTCGCGGTCGGCAAGCGTTCAAACGGAATATCGCTGAAAGAGACAATGATTATCCAACATGTAAGAACGAATTTGGACATATGGAAGGCGATACCATTGTTGGCGTTCGTCATAAAAGTGCCGTCGTTACGCTGATCGAGCGTATGTCAAAGGTCATCATCACGCTAAAACCAGAAGGCAGAACAGCCAAGGATATTGAAACAGCTATAAGTGTTTGGTTGCAGAATGTGCCCAAGAACCTTTTCAAATCCATCACATTTGATTGTGGCAAGGAGTTTTCCAACTGGCGTACCATCAGTAATGAACACGACATTTCGATCTACTTCGCTGATCCAGGAACCCCTTCCCAACGGGGGCTGAATGAACATTCCAATGGCTTGTTGAGAAGAGGCGGATTGCCCAAGGAGATGGATTTCAATCAAGTCGATCAAGCGTTTGTTTCGTCTGTTGCGTCCAAAAGAAACCACATTCCAAGAAAATCCTTAAACTACAGAACGCCATTGGAAGTATTTTTGAGTTTAGTAGGAATGGACAATCTGTCTAGCTTAATTTGA
- a CDS encoding cell division FtsA domain-containing protein, with amino-acid sequence MTNSTVFSLDIGTRSIVGLVLETSEQGIIVKGAVEKEHKDRAMVDGQIHHVGAVAERIKDIKEQLEQTHGPLKKACVAAAGRALKTVHSHASWDISQKGVLLKKDVHHLEIQAVQEAREALFGGKTEEANGLYCVGYSVVRYYLDEQEMGSLIDQRGQLATVEVIATFLPQVVVDSLISALHKADLELEALTLEPIAAMQVLVPESMRRLNIALVDIGAGTSDIALTDFGTVTAYGMVPVAGDEMTEAVSDAFLLDFYEAESVKKQVTKNGSATVADILGFEQTIDQNALLMNIEPAIDSLASAIAEEIMQLNKRAPQAVMLIGGGSLTPSLPEKLSQRLQLPPQRVAVRDSSALKDIDFGTHLEPSPSYVTPLGIASAALRNPIQYQSVHLNNQPVRMFDSKPLTVKDVFLASGFRLPEWYGSPGLGLIVTVNQKQITVPGERGHAPQLLVNEEPATLDTAVKNRDHITLQKGANGTDAALTVEELFGEVPSISVWLNGDMRTLPASLWRNKQKVDGTTKLKDGDKVEWSATYRLRDCLPQLYGREVTSDTISVTVGSTPYQLHSGSHIVKRNGSTAHLDAEITNGDRIDLISREASHSDQLAELAGATLYHSIAVYFNGSKTIIRKKASEWKRNGLLLDESVELFHNDHIKIEPMPQSPFIYQDVFGHVDIEVPRQGRFNVLKNGITASFQDGIADGDVLELSFEEE; translated from the coding sequence ATGACAAATTCAACTGTATTTTCACTAGATATTGGTACGCGATCTATTGTAGGTCTCGTGCTTGAAACGTCGGAGCAAGGTATTATCGTCAAAGGCGCTGTCGAAAAAGAACATAAGGATCGCGCTATGGTCGATGGACAAATTCATCACGTCGGTGCAGTTGCCGAGAGAATTAAGGACATAAAAGAACAGTTGGAACAGACGCATGGCCCCTTGAAAAAAGCATGCGTTGCTGCTGCGGGTCGAGCGCTAAAAACGGTTCACTCCCATGCATCATGGGATATCTCTCAAAAAGGCGTTTTGCTAAAAAAAGATGTCCACCATTTAGAAATCCAAGCTGTACAAGAAGCACGCGAAGCACTTTTCGGTGGAAAAACCGAGGAGGCGAACGGACTTTATTGCGTAGGGTATTCCGTCGTTCGTTATTATCTAGATGAGCAAGAAATGGGAAGTCTCATCGACCAACGAGGGCAGCTGGCAACGGTTGAAGTCATTGCGACATTTTTGCCTCAAGTCGTGGTCGACTCGCTCATCTCTGCCTTACATAAAGCTGATTTAGAGCTAGAAGCGTTAACGTTGGAACCTATCGCAGCCATGCAAGTACTTGTCCCTGAATCCATGCGGCGGTTAAACATCGCCCTTGTTGACATTGGCGCAGGCACATCGGACATTGCTCTGACCGATTTTGGCACAGTGACGGCTTATGGAATGGTCCCAGTGGCAGGTGATGAAATGACAGAAGCCGTATCAGATGCCTTTTTACTTGATTTTTACGAAGCTGAATCCGTTAAAAAGCAAGTGACGAAAAATGGGAGTGCGACCGTAGCAGACATTTTAGGTTTTGAACAAACGATAGACCAAAATGCGCTCCTCATGAATATTGAGCCAGCCATTGACTCGTTGGCTTCGGCCATTGCCGAGGAAATCATGCAATTAAATAAACGTGCCCCACAAGCCGTTATGCTTATTGGTGGTGGGAGCCTAACGCCCTCATTGCCTGAAAAGCTCTCACAGCGCTTGCAGCTGCCTCCCCAACGAGTGGCTGTTCGAGATTCAAGCGCCTTAAAGGATATTGATTTTGGCACTCATCTTGAACCAAGCCCTAGCTATGTGACACCACTTGGTATTGCATCTGCAGCATTACGAAACCCTATTCAATACCAGAGCGTCCACTTGAATAATCAACCAGTGCGTATGTTTGACTCTAAGCCACTAACAGTGAAAGATGTGTTCCTTGCATCAGGTTTTCGTTTGCCAGAATGGTATGGATCGCCGGGATTAGGGCTGATTGTGACAGTGAATCAGAAGCAAATCACTGTACCAGGAGAAAGAGGACATGCGCCTCAACTTCTCGTTAACGAGGAGCCAGCCACTTTAGATACAGCTGTTAAAAATCGCGATCATATTACCCTTCAAAAGGGAGCAAATGGCACTGACGCAGCGCTTACAGTTGAGGAGTTATTCGGTGAGGTTCCCTCTATTTCTGTTTGGTTGAATGGAGACATGAGAACACTTCCAGCCTCCCTCTGGAGAAACAAACAGAAAGTCGATGGGACAACAAAACTTAAAGATGGAGACAAGGTGGAATGGTCTGCCACATATCGTCTTAGGGATTGCTTACCGCAGCTATATGGAAGAGAGGTAACGTCTGATACCATTTCTGTCACAGTTGGGAGCACGCCATACCAATTGCACTCAGGGAGTCACATAGTGAAACGAAACGGCTCGACAGCTCACTTAGACGCAGAAATAACGAATGGCGATCGAATTGACCTTATCTCGAGAGAAGCGTCGCACTCAGATCAGTTAGCCGAGCTCGCTGGAGCGACTCTTTATCATTCAATTGCTGTGTACTTCAATGGGTCGAAAACGATCATTCGCAAAAAGGCTTCTGAATGGAAACGGAATGGTCTCTTACTTGATGAAAGTGTTGAACTTTTTCATAACGATCACATCAAAATAGAACCAATGCCACAATCCCCGTTTATTTATCAAGATGTGTTTGGTCATGTAGACATAGAGGTGCCGAGACAAGGCAGATTCAATGTACTCAAAAATGGCATCACTGCCTCATTTCAGGATGGTATTGCAGACGGGGACGTTCTTGAGCTGTCTTTCGAAGAGGAATAA
- a CDS encoding bifunctional 3-deoxy-7-phosphoheptulonate synthase/chorismate mutase — protein sequence MTDSLEQLRKELDSTNLDILSLLNKRAELVQRVGQAKDAQGVSRFDPVREREMLDSIAANNEGPFETSTLQHLFKQVFKASLELQKDDHSKALLVSRKKQPENTVVTIKGETIGDGIQRFVAGPCAVESYEQVATVAETVKKQGIKLLRGGAFKPRTSPYDFQGLGVEGLKILKRVADEYDLAVISEIVNPSDIEEAVQHIDVIQIGARNMQNFELLKEAGRTNKPVLLKRGMSATIEEFINAAEYIISQGNGQIILCERGIRTYEKATRNTLDITAVPILKQETHLPVFVDVTHSTGRRDLLLPAAKAALAIGADGVMAEVHPDPTVALSDSAQQMDIPQFEAFIHELKSNQLSRVKQ from the coding sequence ATGACGGATTCACTCGAACAACTAAGAAAAGAACTCGACTCAACAAACCTCGACATTTTAAGCCTTTTAAATAAACGAGCTGAACTTGTGCAACGGGTTGGTCAAGCGAAGGATGCTCAAGGCGTGAGCCGCTTTGATCCCGTTCGTGAAAGAGAGATGCTCGACAGCATTGCAGCAAACAACGAAGGACCTTTTGAGACAAGCACACTTCAACATTTGTTCAAGCAAGTTTTTAAAGCAAGCCTTGAGCTGCAAAAAGATGATCACAGCAAAGCATTGCTTGTTAGTAGAAAGAAACAACCTGAAAACACAGTCGTTACAATTAAGGGCGAAACGATTGGCGATGGCATTCAACGCTTCGTAGCTGGTCCATGTGCTGTGGAAAGCTATGAGCAGGTTGCAACTGTCGCAGAGACAGTTAAAAAACAAGGCATTAAACTCCTTCGTGGTGGGGCATTTAAACCTAGAACATCTCCATACGATTTTCAAGGGCTCGGTGTTGAAGGCTTAAAAATTCTAAAGCGTGTTGCTGATGAATACGATCTTGCTGTAATCAGTGAAATTGTTAATCCTTCAGATATTGAAGAAGCCGTCCAGCATATTGATGTGATTCAAATCGGCGCGAGAAACATGCAAAACTTTGAACTGTTAAAAGAGGCTGGTAGAACAAACAAGCCGGTTCTATTAAAACGTGGAATGTCAGCGACGATTGAAGAGTTCATTAATGCTGCTGAGTACATTATTTCACAAGGCAATGGACAAATTATACTGTGTGAGCGTGGGATTCGCACATATGAAAAAGCAACCCGAAATACACTTGATATCACGGCAGTTCCAATCTTGAAGCAAGAAACACATTTGCCGGTCTTTGTTGACGTCACTCATTCAACAGGTCGTCGTGATTTATTATTGCCAGCTGCAAAAGCCGCGCTTGCGATTGGTGCTGATGGTGTAATGGCAGAAGTGCATCCAGATCCAACTGTAGCGTTGTCTGATTCTGCACAACAAATGGACATCCCACAATTTGAAGCGTTCATCCATGAATTAAAATCAAATCAGCTTTCACGCGTGAAACAATAA
- the ccpA gene encoding catabolite control protein A translates to MSNITIYDVAREANVSMATVSRVVNGNPNVKPTTRKKVLDAIERLGYRPNAVARGLASKKTTTVGVIIPDISSIFFAELARGIEDIATMYKYNIILSNSDQNKEKELHLFNTMLGKQVDGIVFMGGNITQEHVEEFIKSPVPVVLAAAFEPDNKIPSVNIDYEQAAFDAVKHLIEKGHNTIGYVTGSYETRKNSVLKLTGYKRALEEKGLPFDESVIVVDDYTYDAGLKAIDVFSNGTMPTAVFAGTDEIALGIVHGAQDRGISIPDDLEVIGFDNTRLATMVRPTLTTVVQPMYDIGAVSMRLLTKLMNKEEVTEKTVQLPHRIEYRRSTKE, encoded by the coding sequence ATGTCTAATATTACAATTTATGACGTGGCACGTGAAGCGAATGTATCAATGGCGACAGTGTCTAGAGTCGTTAACGGAAACCCGAATGTGAAACCTACGACAAGAAAAAAAGTGCTAGATGCTATTGAGCGCTTAGGCTATCGCCCGAATGCGGTCGCACGCGGGCTTGCAAGTAAAAAAACGACGACTGTCGGCGTTATCATTCCAGATATTTCGAGTATTTTCTTTGCAGAGTTGGCACGAGGTATAGAAGATATTGCTACAATGTACAAATACAACATTATTTTAAGCAACTCAGACCAAAACAAGGAAAAAGAGCTTCACTTGTTTAACACGATGCTTGGGAAACAGGTCGATGGCATTGTGTTTATGGGGGGCAATATTACACAAGAGCATGTGGAGGAGTTTATTAAATCCCCAGTACCAGTTGTTCTTGCTGCGGCATTTGAGCCTGACAATAAGATCCCATCTGTTAATATTGATTATGAGCAAGCGGCTTTTGATGCAGTCAAGCACCTGATTGAGAAAGGGCACAATACCATTGGTTATGTGACCGGATCATATGAAACACGTAAAAATTCCGTATTAAAACTTACAGGGTATAAAAGAGCTCTTGAGGAAAAAGGCTTGCCATTTGATGAATCCGTCATCGTTGTGGATGATTATACGTATGATGCAGGATTAAAAGCAATAGACGTGTTTAGCAACGGTACTATGCCAACCGCTGTCTTCGCAGGAACCGATGAGATTGCGTTAGGTATCGTCCATGGGGCACAAGATCGTGGCATCTCTATTCCTGATGATCTAGAAGTTATTGGCTTCGATAATACGAGACTTGCAACGATGGTTCGTCCGACGCTCACAACTGTTGTTCAGCCTATGTATGATATTGGTGCAGTTTCAATGCGCTTATTAACGAAGCTAATGAATAAAGAAGAAGTCACTGAAAAAACAGTGCAATTGCCTCACCGCATCGAATATAGACGTTCAACAAAAGAATAA
- a CDS encoding MotA/TolQ/ExbB proton channel family protein, with product MKRIDMVTPIGLLIGVSILLFGIFSNSGWEAAMSFLHLPSAMIVLGGVGGALFVNFGWEHLKKLPRIIAICFSKSTLNTTHMVRRCVFFADVARREGLLSLEMRLDEDDDAFFRKGTLLTIDGVEPDVIKDMLNGEIIALEERHALNRALLEKAGAYGPAWGMIGTLLGLVLMLRDLNDPSTLGPSMAIALITTLYGTLLANLVCLPLAAKLEARTKDEVFHKLLAIEGIVGIQSGQNPALLMEKLNSFIPLNKQLTESKLHDRSSEGMFNETS from the coding sequence ATGAAAAGAATCGATATGGTCACACCAATAGGTCTGCTTATTGGTGTAAGCATTCTTCTATTCGGCATTTTTTCAAATAGCGGTTGGGAAGCAGCAATGTCATTTTTGCATCTTCCCTCCGCTATGATTGTGCTTGGGGGCGTTGGCGGGGCTCTCTTTGTGAATTTTGGTTGGGAGCATTTGAAAAAACTCCCTCGAATCATCGCTATCTGCTTTTCAAAGTCCACATTAAACACGACCCATATGGTTCGTCGCTGTGTGTTTTTCGCTGATGTAGCGAGACGAGAAGGGCTGTTATCTCTTGAAATGCGACTTGACGAAGACGATGATGCATTTTTTCGCAAAGGGACCCTCTTAACGATTGATGGTGTTGAGCCTGATGTTATTAAAGATATGCTAAATGGAGAAATTATAGCGCTCGAAGAACGGCATGCGCTTAATCGAGCTTTGTTAGAGAAAGCGGGAGCCTATGGGCCAGCATGGGGAATGATTGGAACTCTTCTGGGGCTCGTATTAATGCTAAGAGACTTGAATGATCCTTCAACATTAGGCCCAAGCATGGCCATTGCATTAATTACAACGCTGTATGGAACATTGTTGGCTAACTTAGTGTGCCTTCCTTTAGCGGCAAAATTAGAGGCGCGTACGAAAGATGAAGTGTTTCATAAGCTTCTTGCCATAGAAGGAATCGTTGGAATTCAGTCAGGACAAAACCCTGCGCTCCTTATGGAAAAATTAAACTCCTTTATCCCCTTGAACAAGCAGTTGACTGAGAGCAAGTTACACGATCGTTCGTCTGAAGGTATGTTCAATGAAACATCTTAA
- a CDS encoding flagellar motor protein MotB produces the protein MKHLKNRRQQQQTQTDSSPGWMITYADVVTLILVFFILLFSISQIDSQKLDAAVQSFSSVEPMDVPETTPETQTAPESVDAPTDDQLLQKVQAYLTDHGIANQIEANRTQQGVVLVLKERVLFHSADATVLPKGEEVLSRIAGLLLQLPNDVIVEGHTDSRPISTYQFPSNWELSSARASSVIRYMISSTSLEKERFRAIGFADTQPAVSGTNAEQLAQNRRVEMVILTMDS, from the coding sequence ATGAAACATCTTAAAAACCGACGTCAGCAGCAACAAACCCAAACTGACTCATCGCCAGGCTGGATGATTACATATGCGGATGTCGTTACACTTATTCTCGTATTTTTTATTTTGTTATTCTCTATTTCCCAAATTGATAGCCAAAAGCTTGATGCAGCTGTTCAATCCTTTAGTTCTGTGGAGCCAATGGATGTTCCAGAAACAACTCCTGAGACGCAGACAGCACCTGAGTCGGTGGATGCTCCCACAGATGATCAGCTGTTGCAAAAGGTACAAGCGTATTTAACGGATCATGGAATCGCTAATCAAATTGAGGCAAACCGAACACAACAAGGGGTGGTGCTCGTTTTAAAAGAACGGGTGCTTTTCCATTCGGCTGATGCAACAGTGTTGCCAAAAGGAGAAGAGGTTCTTTCTCGTATTGCAGGGTTGCTCTTACAGCTTCCGAACGATGTTATTGTTGAAGGACATACGGACTCGAGACCAATATCCACATATCAATTTCCATCCAATTGGGAACTTTCTAGTGCTCGAGCAAGTAGCGTTATTCGTTATATGATTTCATCTACCTCACTGGAAAAGGAGCGGTTTCGAGCGATTGGGTTTGCAGATACTCAACCCGCTGTAAGTGGTACGAACGCTGAGCAGCTCGCTCAGAACAGGCGTGTGGAGATGGTCATCCTTACTATGGACTCCTAA
- the acsA gene encoding acetate--CoA ligase, translated as MKLEALPSIDGNYQLQSYDKTRDSFSWEQVEKEFSWHRTGRINMAYEAIDRHAEGALKDKIALHYRDNNRSESYTFEEMRQLSNRAGHLLRSTAQVQKGERVFIFMPRSPELYGLFLGALKLGAIVGPLFEAFMEGAVVDRLEDSSARVLITTKELLPRVPVAKLAALDTIVIVGDMPDETYEGVNMISYNAAIQEAPSELQIEWVDREDGMIIHYTSGSTGKPKGVLHVHNAMIQHYVTGKWVLDLNENDTYWCTADPGWVTGTSYGIFAPWLNGATNVVVGGRFKPEDWYKTIEDFNVTVWYSAPTAFRMLMGAGNDIIQQFDLKSLRHILSVGEPLNPEVIRWGKQVFQMRIHDTWWMTETGAMLICNYPCLEMRVGSMGKPLPGIEATIVDDNGVELPANQMGNLAIKRGWPSMMREIWNRPEKYDSYFTANDWYVSGDSAYKDEEGYFWFQGRVDDVIMTSGERVGPFEVESKLVEHPAVAEAGVIGKPDAIRGEIIKAFIALRTGYEASDELIEDIRQHVKKGLAAHAAPREIEFKDKLPKTRSGKIMRRVLKAWELDLPTGDLSTMED; from the coding sequence ATGAAATTGGAAGCGCTTCCCTCAATAGATGGAAACTATCAGCTGCAGAGTTATGATAAGACGAGAGATAGCTTTTCCTGGGAACAGGTCGAAAAAGAATTCAGCTGGCATCGTACTGGACGAATCAATATGGCGTATGAAGCCATTGATCGTCATGCGGAAGGAGCGCTAAAAGATAAAATCGCCTTGCATTATCGCGACAACAATCGATCTGAATCTTATACATTTGAAGAAATGAGACAGCTGTCCAACCGAGCAGGGCACTTGCTACGATCGACTGCCCAAGTGCAAAAAGGAGAACGTGTTTTTATCTTTATGCCAAGATCCCCTGAGCTTTATGGGTTATTTTTAGGAGCCTTAAAGCTCGGTGCGATTGTTGGGCCACTTTTTGAAGCGTTTATGGAGGGAGCTGTCGTTGATCGCTTGGAAGATAGCAGTGCGCGAGTGCTCATAACGACAAAAGAGCTATTGCCTCGTGTTCCAGTTGCCAAGCTTGCGGCTTTAGATACGATTGTGATCGTAGGAGACATGCCTGATGAAACCTATGAAGGTGTGAATATGATTTCATACAATGCAGCCATCCAAGAGGCTCCAAGCGAGCTGCAGATTGAATGGGTGGATAGAGAAGATGGGATGATTATCCATTATACATCGGGGTCTACGGGAAAACCAAAAGGTGTACTTCATGTGCACAATGCAATGATTCAGCATTATGTGACAGGGAAATGGGTGCTTGACCTAAATGAAAACGATACCTATTGGTGTACGGCTGATCCAGGGTGGGTGACCGGGACATCGTATGGCATTTTTGCCCCATGGCTGAATGGCGCAACCAATGTTGTCGTAGGAGGACGCTTTAAACCAGAAGATTGGTATAAAACCATCGAAGATTTTAATGTGACCGTTTGGTATTCGGCACCAACTGCGTTTCGAATGCTAATGGGGGCTGGCAACGACATCATTCAACAATTTGATTTAAAAAGCCTACGCCACATCCTCAGTGTTGGTGAGCCATTAAATCCTGAGGTTATCCGTTGGGGAAAACAAGTATTTCAAATGAGAATTCACGATACGTGGTGGATGACCGAAACTGGAGCGATGCTTATTTGCAACTATCCATGTTTAGAAATGCGGGTAGGGTCAATGGGAAAACCGCTTCCAGGCATCGAGGCGACCATCGTTGATGATAACGGTGTCGAGCTTCCAGCGAATCAAATGGGGAATTTAGCGATAAAAAGAGGCTGGCCATCAATGATGCGGGAAATTTGGAACCGTCCGGAAAAATACGATTCCTATTTTACAGCCAACGACTGGTATGTCTCAGGCGACTCAGCGTATAAAGACGAGGAAGGGTATTTCTGGTTTCAAGGACGTGTCGATGATGTGATCATGACTTCAGGAGAACGTGTTGGCCCATTTGAAGTGGAAAGCAAGCTTGTCGAGCACCCTGCTGTTGCAGAGGCAGGTGTCATTGGAAAGCCTGATGCCATAAGAGGCGAAATTATAAAAGCGTTTATCGCATTACGTACGGGATATGAAGCCTCTGATGAGCTAATTGAAGACATTCGGCAACATGTGAAGAAAGGACTTGCCGCACATGCTGCCCCTAGAGAGATTGAATTTAAAGATAAGCTTCCGAAGACAAGAAGTGGAAAAATCATGCGTAGGGTCCTTAAAGCATGGGAACTCGACCTACCAACCGGTGACCTTTCAACGATGGAAGATTAA
- a CDS encoding TetR/AcrR family transcriptional regulator: MSGYERRTQAKKEAIINAVWELFTKRGVTDVSISEIAAKANVSQVSIYNYFGSKNALAKEVLLSYMNETIKGYEALLDMDLPFAEKLTLIMDKKQSATDEISHSAFSQMAWEDKTFQEIYKEIVHTKAISIYMKFIELGKKEGALDENIPNEAILAFLLSSVAVTGQAEYLQTSTEYKRGILKLYSYGLFGKGE, translated from the coding sequence ATGAGCGGTTATGAAAGACGAACTCAAGCAAAAAAAGAGGCCATAATAAACGCTGTTTGGGAGCTTTTTACGAAGCGTGGGGTGACCGATGTAAGCATCAGTGAGATTGCCGCGAAAGCGAATGTTTCCCAAGTGTCCATCTATAATTATTTCGGAAGCAAAAACGCCCTCGCCAAGGAGGTGCTCCTCTCCTATATGAATGAGACAATCAAAGGCTATGAGGCATTATTGGACATGGATCTTCCATTCGCTGAAAAACTCACTTTGATTATGGATAAAAAACAATCTGCGACTGATGAAATCAGCCATTCCGCATTTAGTCAAATGGCCTGGGAGGATAAAACGTTCCAGGAGATTTACAAAGAAATTGTCCATACGAAAGCCATCTCGATCTATATGAAGTTTATTGAGTTAGGCAAAAAAGAAGGTGCCCTAGATGAAAACATACCAAATGAAGCCATCCTCGCTTTCCTCCTCTCATCCGTGGCCGTCACAGGACAGGCAGAGTATTTGCAGACTAGCACCGAGTATAAAAGAGGAATCTTGAAGCTGTATTCCTATGGGCTGTTTGGCAAAGGAGAGTAA